Proteins from one Pseudoalteromonas undina genomic window:
- the arcA gene encoding two-component system response regulator ArcA, translating to MQTPVILIVEDEDVTRLNLVSLFEAEGYKVIEAIDGDDMHDKLTNNDDVNLVVMDINLPGKNGLILARELRQKRKVGLIFLTGRDNDVDRILGLEIGADDYITKPFNPRELTIRARNLITRTALGGEESAIETNGVITFNGWELDENSRCLTSPNGDAKRLPKGEYRALRLMLDSPGRIFSREQLIKHMTGRELRANDRTVDVTIRRIRKHFESDNSTSELISTIHGEGYRFIGKIDS from the coding sequence ATGCAAACGCCAGTCATTCTGATCGTAGAGGATGAAGACGTAACTAGACTAAACCTCGTTAGTTTATTTGAAGCTGAAGGTTACAAAGTTATTGAAGCCATTGATGGCGATGATATGCATGATAAGCTTACAAATAACGATGACGTCAATCTTGTAGTTATGGACATCAACCTGCCAGGTAAAAACGGGCTTATTTTAGCTCGCGAGTTACGCCAAAAACGTAAAGTTGGTCTTATTTTCTTAACAGGCCGTGACAACGATGTAGACCGTATTTTAGGTCTTGAAATTGGTGCTGATGACTATATTACTAAGCCTTTCAACCCACGAGAATTAACTATTCGTGCACGTAACTTAATTACGCGTACTGCATTAGGTGGTGAAGAATCAGCTATTGAAACCAATGGCGTTATCACCTTTAACGGTTGGGAACTTGACGAAAACAGTCGTTGCCTTACTTCTCCAAATGGAGATGCAAAACGCCTACCTAAAGGCGAGTACAGAGCACTGCGTTTAATGCTTGACTCTCCAGGTCGTATATTCAGCCGTGAGCAACTAATTAAGCACATGACTGGCCGTGAGCTTCGCGCTAACGACCGTACAGTTGATGTTACCATTCGTCGTATCCGTAAGCACTTTGAAAGCGACAACTCAACGTCTGAGTTAATCAGCACCATTCATGGTGAAGGTTACCGCTTCATTGGTAAAATCGACAGCTAA
- a CDS encoding ATP-binding protein, with protein MPKTVEQNSIRSILFKTIMLITAICLLLSLSISTYLSAQEQKKQLISKLVLVSEIIAFDAMPSLLNKNRPAEERRLKLLQQVSSVTNLHIYALDEQSNKPVFFTSFNARKSPPVPIKTDNINDFSEPQVSDEYIEYITPILNNEQLLGYVYIRGSLDNLNQLITKKIIIDIVIMALILIFISLIILRLQKRIASPIENLSLLLQNIAKKHNYYARAPLTNLTEITRLSNSLNVMLARTQRQIERHEEDKQEIKQLNSNLEEKVSQRTIALREANKELLSTLEKMHQYQTQIVENKKMASLGQMVAGVAHEVNTPIGLGITGSTLLRDKLAELQVKFHNKSLTASQFEQFTNDGIENLDLIYSSLNRVAELISNFKKVAVIKDDEITSTVNIQQLISDTLLSMGQELKIKNPKVLINCPSDLTVESKKGPLQQVFHQLILNSLLHGFIAGGDNEVQIDIVATETKTQITYTDNGLGVESNIRAKIFDPFVTSKRGQGASGLGMHLVYNLVTQALAGEIVLDTEYQQGARFIITLF; from the coding sequence ATGCCCAAAACTGTAGAGCAAAATAGCATTCGTAGCATATTGTTTAAAACCATCATGCTTATAACAGCTATCTGTTTGTTATTATCGCTTTCAATTTCTACCTATTTAAGTGCGCAAGAGCAAAAAAAACAGCTCATTAGCAAACTTGTGTTGGTATCAGAGATCATTGCATTCGACGCGATGCCCTCATTGCTAAATAAAAATAGGCCTGCAGAAGAAAGGCGCTTAAAGCTGCTTCAACAAGTATCATCCGTCACAAATTTACATATTTATGCCTTAGATGAGCAATCTAATAAGCCAGTCTTCTTTACCAGCTTTAATGCCCGAAAATCACCACCAGTCCCCATTAAAACAGATAATATTAATGATTTTTCTGAACCACAGGTTAGTGACGAGTATATTGAGTACATTACCCCAATACTCAATAATGAACAGCTGCTCGGCTATGTATATATTAGAGGCAGCTTAGATAACTTAAATCAGCTAATAACTAAAAAGATTATAATCGATATCGTTATTATGGCTTTAATACTTATTTTTATTTCTTTGATTATTTTAAGGCTACAAAAAAGGATAGCCAGTCCAATAGAAAACTTAAGCTTGTTGTTGCAAAACATAGCTAAAAAACATAATTATTATGCACGTGCGCCTTTAACGAACCTAACTGAAATAACTCGGCTTTCTAATAGTTTAAATGTAATGCTTGCACGTACACAAAGGCAAATAGAGCGCCATGAAGAAGATAAACAAGAAATTAAGCAGCTAAACTCAAACCTTGAAGAGAAGGTAAGTCAACGCACTATCGCACTCAGAGAGGCTAATAAAGAGCTGTTATCCACTCTGGAAAAGATGCACCAATACCAAACTCAAATTGTCGAAAACAAAAAAATGGCTTCATTGGGGCAAATGGTGGCAGGGGTTGCCCATGAGGTAAATACACCGATTGGACTTGGTATTACAGGCTCTACTCTATTGCGGGATAAACTCGCGGAACTGCAGGTTAAATTTCATAATAAATCACTAACTGCGAGTCAATTTGAACAATTTACTAACGATGGTATCGAAAACTTAGACTTAATATATAGCAGCTTAAACCGCGTTGCAGAGCTCATTTCTAACTTTAAAAAAGTTGCAGTGATCAAAGATGATGAAATAACCAGCACTGTTAATATACAACAATTAATTAGTGATACTCTACTGTCTATGGGGCAAGAACTAAAAATTAAAAACCCTAAAGTCCTTATAAATTGTCCATCAGATTTAACCGTCGAAAGTAAAAAAGGACCACTGCAGCAAGTTTTTCATCAGTTAATTTTAAATTCCCTGTTACACGGATTTATAGCTGGCGGTGACAATGAAGTGCAGATTGATATTGTAGCAACAGAAACAAAAACACAAATTACCTACACAGATAACGGCCTAGGTGTTGAAAGCAATATACGAGCAAAAATATTTGACCCATTTGTAACGTCAAAGCGCGGCCAAGGAGCTAGTGGCTTAGGAATGCATTTAGTTTACAATTTAGTGACTCAAGCTTTAGCTGGGGAAATTGTGTTAGATACCGAGTATCAGCAAGGGGCCCGATTTATTATTACACTTTTTTAA
- a CDS encoding methyltransferase, translated as MSVLTNPSLLLLRNSEELKGKSILVVNFVQDGFLNELKTLNPQSKITAFSYNHANGEFAKNISGIDVTISHTINSGDYDLVILYYPKSKPELLMALDNIRAVISKDAELLVVGENKSGVKSIEKQLAGKAEFSNKIDSAKHCVLYSFSELTINSAFDISTYHKEFTVCVSDIEYTAVSIPGVFNHGALDAGTKILLENAPNLKHGKVLDFGCGAGLIATFLGLKNPALTFTCSDVSALAAYATTQTLKLNNVNGEAILSDGLNSIVGKFDLIISNPPFHTGIATDYSVAESFLTHAKQHLTKAGKLTIVANSFLKYPPILETQFDSYHTVFKNNKFAVYSS; from the coding sequence ATGAGCGTATTAACCAATCCGAGCCTACTATTACTTCGTAACAGTGAAGAGTTAAAAGGTAAATCAATATTGGTGGTCAACTTTGTTCAAGATGGCTTTTTAAATGAGCTAAAAACGCTCAATCCACAAAGTAAAATAACCGCTTTTAGTTATAACCACGCTAATGGTGAATTTGCAAAAAACATATCGGGTATTGACGTAACCATCAGCCACACAATTAATTCGGGCGATTATGATTTGGTAATACTTTATTACCCTAAATCTAAACCTGAGCTATTAATGGCGTTAGACAATATACGTGCTGTGATAAGCAAAGATGCAGAGCTACTCGTTGTTGGCGAAAACAAGAGCGGTGTTAAGTCAATTGAAAAGCAACTCGCCGGTAAGGCTGAATTTAGTAATAAAATAGACTCAGCAAAACACTGTGTTTTATATTCATTTTCAGAGCTCACTATTAATAGCGCGTTTGATATTAGCACTTACCATAAAGAGTTTACGGTATGTGTGAGCGATATTGAGTATACAGCAGTCAGTATTCCTGGTGTGTTTAACCATGGTGCACTAGATGCTGGAACGAAAATTCTATTAGAGAATGCTCCTAACTTAAAACATGGGAAAGTCCTTGATTTTGGTTGTGGCGCAGGACTTATTGCTACTTTTTTAGGGCTAAAAAATCCAGCACTGACATTTACCTGTAGTGACGTAAGTGCACTTGCAGCCTATGCAACAACGCAAACGCTTAAGCTAAATAATGTAAACGGTGAAGCCATACTCAGTGATGGTTTAAATAGTATTGTTGGCAAGTTTGATTTAATTATTAGCAATCCGCCATTTCATACCGGGATTGCAACTGACTACAGCGTTGCGGAATCTTTTTTAACCCATGCAAAGCAACATTTAACTAAGGCAGGCAAACTGACCATAGTGGCTAATAGCTTTTTGAAATATCCACCAATTTTAGAAACCCAATTTGATAGCTACCACACCGTGTTCAAAAACAACAAATTTGCCGTATACAGTAGCTAA
- the trmB gene encoding tRNA (guanosine(46)-N7)-methyltransferase TrmB — MSESSNNNLEQAKQEGKYIRTIRSFVKREGRLTKGQAAAIEKCWPTMGLEHKNGLLDLSEVFGNDNDVVLEIGFGMGKSLVEMAKNAPHLNFIGIEVHRPGVGACLMDADEAGVTNLRVFEHDAVEVLADCISDESLSTLQLFFPDPWHKKRHHKRRIVQTEFAEKLRSKLKIGGVFHMATDWENYAEHMLEVMQAAPGYKNQSETNDYVPRPDLRPLTKFEQRGQRLGHGVWDLMFERTK; from the coding sequence ATGAGTGAATCAAGTAACAACAACCTTGAGCAAGCTAAGCAAGAAGGTAAGTATATCCGCACTATTCGCAGTTTTGTAAAACGCGAAGGCCGATTAACCAAAGGCCAAGCTGCTGCAATCGAAAAATGCTGGCCAACAATGGGGCTTGAGCATAAAAACGGCCTACTTGATTTAAGCGAAGTTTTTGGCAATGACAATGATGTAGTGCTAGAAATTGGTTTTGGTATGGGTAAGTCATTAGTTGAAATGGCAAAAAATGCACCACACCTTAACTTTATCGGCATAGAAGTTCATCGCCCAGGCGTTGGCGCATGTTTAATGGATGCTGACGAAGCTGGCGTTACTAATCTGCGCGTATTTGAACACGATGCAGTAGAAGTTCTTGCTGATTGTATAAGCGATGAAAGCTTATCAACCTTACAGTTATTTTTTCCTGATCCATGGCACAAAAAGCGTCACCACAAGCGTCGCATAGTACAAACTGAGTTTGCTGAAAAACTCCGCTCTAAATTAAAAATCGGTGGCGTATTTCACATGGCAACCGATTGGGAAAACTATGCAGAGCATATGTTAGAAGTAATGCAAGCAGCTCCAGGTTACAAAAACCAATCTGAGACTAACGACTATGTACCTCGTCCTGATTTACGTCCTTTGACTAAATTTGAACAGCGTGGTCAGCGTTTAGGTCATGGCGTATGGGATTTAATGTTCGAACGTACTAAGTAA
- the mutY gene encoding A/G-specific adenine glycosylase: MSDLKKQQSAWFSNQVVDWYHLHGRKTLPWQLAKTPYKVWVSEVMLQQTQVVTVIPYFEKFMQSFPDIIALANADEDQVLHHWTGLGYYARARNLHKTAKIVRDKYQGQFPSTLEEVMDLPGIGRSTAGAVLSLSLGQHYPILDGNVKRVLARFFMVEGWYGVKKVENQLWHLSEQLTPKNNVTEFNQAMMDLGASLCSRSRFDCEACPLNSRCGAFNAGKVKEFPHSKPKKAVPKKSCHQLIIKHNDKVLMEKRPNSGIWGGLFGFFEFNEYSELETFLAQQGLKSDLNEVAPFTHVFSHFELTINPHVLNIEKAPDVVNDKQLVWYPLDQSIEVGLAAPTKKLVKQITAIV; the protein is encoded by the coding sequence ATGTCGGATTTAAAAAAACAGCAGTCAGCTTGGTTTTCCAACCAAGTAGTTGACTGGTATCACCTTCATGGGCGCAAAACGTTACCATGGCAATTAGCTAAAACGCCTTATAAAGTGTGGGTATCTGAGGTGATGTTACAGCAAACTCAGGTTGTCACTGTTATTCCTTATTTTGAAAAGTTTATGCAAAGCTTTCCCGATATTATTGCTTTAGCAAATGCTGATGAAGATCAGGTTTTGCATCATTGGACAGGTTTAGGTTATTACGCTCGTGCACGCAATTTACATAAAACCGCTAAAATAGTTCGAGATAAATACCAAGGTCAGTTTCCTAGCACGCTTGAAGAAGTAATGGATTTACCCGGAATAGGGCGCTCTACTGCTGGTGCTGTTTTATCATTATCTTTGGGGCAGCATTACCCTATTCTTGATGGTAATGTTAAAAGAGTGCTTGCTCGGTTTTTCATGGTTGAAGGTTGGTATGGAGTCAAAAAGGTAGAAAATCAGCTTTGGCATTTAAGTGAACAACTAACTCCTAAAAATAATGTAACAGAGTTTAATCAAGCTATGATGGATTTAGGTGCAAGCTTATGTTCGCGCAGCCGCTTTGATTGTGAGGCGTGCCCGTTAAATAGTCGTTGTGGTGCGTTTAACGCAGGTAAAGTTAAGGAGTTCCCTCACTCTAAACCTAAAAAAGCAGTGCCTAAAAAAAGTTGCCACCAGTTAATTATTAAACATAACGACAAAGTGCTTATGGAAAAACGCCCAAACAGTGGTATCTGGGGCGGATTGTTTGGATTTTTTGAATTTAATGAGTACAGCGAGCTCGAAACTTTTTTAGCGCAACAAGGGCTTAAAAGTGACCTTAATGAAGTAGCGCCTTTTACTCATGTATTTTCACATTTTGAGCTTACGATTAACCCGCATGTACTTAATATTGAAAAAGCTCCTGATGTTGTTAATGACAAGCAGTTGGTGTGGTATCCACTCGATCAATCAATAGAAGTAGGGTTAGCTGCACCGACTAAAAAGTTGGTTAAACAAATTACGGCAATAGTATAG
- a CDS encoding oxidative damage protection protein, with protein MARTVFCQKLQKEAEGLGFQLYPGELGEKIFNNISKEAWGQWQHKQTMLINEKHLNMMDPEHRTFLEEQMVGFLFEGKEVEIEGYKPVEK; from the coding sequence ATGGCACGTACAGTATTTTGTCAAAAGTTACAAAAAGAGGCCGAAGGCCTTGGTTTTCAGTTATACCCTGGTGAACTTGGTGAGAAAATTTTTAATAATATTTCTAAAGAAGCCTGGGGGCAATGGCAGCATAAACAAACTATGCTGATCAATGAAAAGCATTTAAACATGATGGATCCAGAGCATCGTACTTTTTTAGAAGAGCAAATGGTTGGCTTTTTATTTGAAGGTAAAGAAGTTGAGATTGAAGGTTATAAGCCAGTAGAAAAATAA
- a CDS encoding ATP-binding protein gives MQGKFSPAIKGLLPLFLVSNLITATLFIVAYSLYSQSNTEHKEVNPVSTIKVTKLAERLEQPIVEALTIHEQDKVKSLLDTASLLNNNFKYTLHRFNPNNKTELVYSNNSNLIEPLAINEYVKEQGILHHVISVNGEVIAELIIEQKQPLIASSTQNLFMNAYLAAIVALIVLFALAITFNKHINKRLHKNTDSLTQELKAITQNDNYQSTLNEQLEGGLETVAQQINLLLKKVSTVQADDQAAQKELKKLQTSLETEVQSRTFELEKQTQKALKASETKTTFLATMSHEIRTPMNGVIGTIDLLRQTELDGAQQRLSTIIRESAFSLLSILDDILDFSKIEAGKLNIDPVPFSVADTLEEVAKVLSSVAKNRHLELDLSIAPDIPNNLKGDSVRVRQVLYNLCSNAIKFTSTNGTTQGKVRISVEVAHNTADHFTLRFCVSDNGKGMSQSQLRKIFNPFTQAESSITREFGGTGLGLSICKSLTELMLGTIHVTSHEGIGSEFTVELPFSTAGKIEFANKNTLNGKHVIVVSNNAERGKVIYRYLSFMGAKITYAHEQQDIEAHQETKDIIWVVDGIDDMSSISTLLRSLLYSLEDNNQQMVVLSKLDEAVINHKNIFYINASPLCKSNFMLSILVAAGLHKPKQIKKARTMNHYLSSEEALAANRLVLLVEDNRLNQEVLTEQLHILGYSVEVANNGEEGLDMWRKNSYSLILTDLHMPKMSGYDMVEKIREEASLLESIDAQPYIIAVTANALKGERERCLAVGINDFITKPIELNALEDTLKQWSDLYSEQPQQVNSAEKSVMPIDMESANKYINGDDAKIIRFFKMYLEQSQEQIKAINFAVLQSNKAEILSACHQLKSISKTVGANIVADLAQSFEDKCKSDEVSADELIKMRDGLEIEYSRAAQFLKEQIKNNEEQNELI, from the coding sequence ATGCAGGGTAAGTTTTCTCCAGCAATCAAAGGCTTACTACCTTTATTTTTAGTTAGTAACCTTATAACTGCCACATTATTTATAGTCGCCTATTCGCTTTACTCACAAAGCAATACTGAGCACAAAGAAGTTAACCCTGTTTCAACCATCAAGGTAACAAAGCTTGCTGAGCGTCTTGAGCAACCCATAGTAGAAGCACTAACTATACACGAGCAAGACAAAGTCAAATCACTTCTTGATACCGCAAGCTTACTCAATAATAATTTTAAATATACCCTGCACCGCTTTAATCCGAACAATAAAACCGAGTTGGTTTATAGCAATAATAGTAACTTAATTGAGCCTTTAGCTATTAATGAGTATGTAAAGGAGCAAGGCATATTACATCATGTTATTTCAGTAAATGGGGAGGTAATTGCTGAGCTTATTATTGAGCAAAAACAACCTTTAATTGCATCATCTACACAAAACTTATTTATGAATGCGTACCTTGCCGCTATTGTTGCTCTGATAGTGCTGTTTGCGTTAGCTATTACGTTTAATAAGCATATTAATAAACGATTACATAAAAATACCGACTCTCTCACTCAAGAACTCAAAGCAATTACACAAAATGATAACTATCAAAGCACGCTTAATGAGCAACTCGAAGGCGGATTAGAAACCGTTGCTCAACAAATTAACTTGCTGCTAAAAAAAGTAAGTACGGTTCAAGCTGACGATCAGGCTGCACAAAAAGAATTAAAAAAACTACAAACTAGCCTTGAAACAGAAGTACAAAGCAGAACATTTGAATTAGAAAAGCAAACTCAAAAAGCATTAAAAGCCAGCGAAACTAAAACCACCTTTTTAGCCACTATGAGTCATGAAATAAGAACACCAATGAATGGCGTAATTGGCACTATTGATTTACTTCGTCAAACAGAGCTTGATGGTGCCCAGCAACGTTTAAGTACTATTATTCGTGAATCAGCATTTTCGTTATTAAGTATTTTAGATGATATTTTAGATTTTTCTAAAATTGAGGCTGGAAAGCTCAATATAGATCCAGTTCCGTTTTCCGTTGCCGATACGCTAGAAGAAGTTGCTAAGGTGTTATCGTCGGTTGCTAAAAATCGCCACCTAGAACTCGATTTATCAATTGCCCCCGATATACCCAACAACCTTAAGGGTGACTCTGTTAGAGTGCGCCAAGTGCTATATAACTTATGTAGTAATGCCATAAAGTTTACCAGCACCAATGGTACAACCCAGGGGAAAGTAAGAATATCAGTAGAAGTAGCACATAACACCGCCGATCACTTTACATTGCGTTTTTGCGTAAGTGATAACGGTAAAGGAATGAGTCAATCTCAGTTGAGAAAAATCTTTAACCCGTTCACCCAAGCAGAAAGCTCAATTACGCGAGAGTTCGGTGGTACAGGGCTTGGGCTTTCAATTTGTAAAAGCTTAACTGAGCTAATGCTTGGTACCATTCATGTAACAAGTCATGAAGGGATAGGTAGTGAGTTTACTGTTGAACTGCCCTTTTCTACCGCAGGTAAAATTGAATTTGCCAATAAAAATACACTTAATGGTAAACATGTCATTGTTGTTAGTAACAACGCAGAACGCGGCAAAGTAATTTACCGTTACTTGTCATTTATGGGAGCTAAAATAACCTATGCTCATGAGCAGCAAGATATAGAAGCTCATCAAGAAACCAAGGATATTATTTGGGTTGTTGATGGTATTGATGACATGAGTAGTATTAGTACCCTACTAAGAAGTTTACTTTACTCATTAGAAGATAATAACCAACAAATGGTGGTATTAAGTAAGTTAGATGAAGCGGTTATTAACCATAAAAATATTTTTTATATTAACGCCTCCCCTTTGTGTAAATCTAACTTTATGCTTTCAATTTTAGTGGCTGCCGGCTTACATAAGCCTAAGCAAATTAAAAAAGCCAGAACGATGAATCACTACCTAAGTTCAGAAGAGGCACTCGCTGCAAATAGGCTGGTATTATTGGTAGAAGATAACCGATTGAACCAAGAGGTACTCACCGAACAACTACATATACTAGGTTACAGTGTAGAGGTAGCTAATAACGGTGAAGAAGGTTTAGATATGTGGCGTAAAAATAGCTACTCGCTCATTTTAACCGATTTACATATGCCAAAAATGTCTGGCTACGACATGGTTGAAAAAATTAGAGAAGAAGCTTCATTACTCGAATCAATTGACGCACAACCTTATATTATTGCTGTTACTGCCAATGCTCTAAAGGGAGAGAGAGAGCGATGTTTAGCAGTGGGTATTAACGACTTTATTACTAAACCTATTGAGCTTAATGCACTTGAAGACACATTAAAGCAATGGAGTGATTTATACAGCGAACAACCACAACAGGTGAATTCGGCCGAAAAGTCTGTTATGCCTATAGATATGGAATCAGCGAATAAGTACATAAATGGCGATGATGCTAAAATAATCCGCTTCTTTAAAATGTATTTAGAACAGAGCCAAGAACAAATTAAAGCGATTAACTTTGCTGTATTGCAAAGTAACAAAGCTGAGATTTTATCTGCCTGCCATCAATTAAAATCTATATCAAAAACAGTAGGAGCTAATATTGTTGCTGATTTAGCGCAGTCATTTGAAGATAAGTGCAAGAGCGATGAAGTAAGTGCTGATGAGTTAATTAAGATGAGAGATGGGCTCGAAATTGAATACTCAAGAGCAGCGCAGTTCTTAAAAGAGCAAATTAAAAATAATGAGGAACAGAACGAACTTATTTAA
- a CDS encoding TolC family protein: MMWQYKPSLLAISIIMLSGCASNLNPSQRQQAPNNLPQQWQQQAASSVLKVDDEWLTQLHTPLLNKYVKQALKNNQQLLQTSYDVAITKQQLIATGAALWPSLDLSSRTSRSKGNRPVSYNNASSVSLNLNYEVDLWGKLSDSKREANLSYLAQKARFEQAKQQLVSDVVQGWFDVVSAQQLLDLYKRREENAKQNLDIIESGYRQGINEALDVYLARNELNNERSRIATQTASLSSAARVLERLLGEYPKGAIAASTDLPVVDTEIPVGIPSELITRKPALLASWYELLASDASLAYAHKQRFPSLNLTASLSDSTDRVSDLFSPSSLAWSLLGSISAPIFEGGRLQANEEIARLNTQKQEQQYLQTLYDAFADVENAISQQQSLKAQYTSTLEAQKNALAAEQLSFEQYQSGLVTYTTVLDAQGRSFDAQSSLIQIKKQLIANRINLHVALGGDFDKPSSDLKSNNDEH, from the coding sequence ATGATGTGGCAATATAAGCCATCTTTATTAGCAATAAGCATTATAATGCTAAGCGGTTGTGCGAGTAACTTAAACCCATCGCAGCGCCAACAAGCTCCAAATAATTTACCACAGCAGTGGCAGCAACAGGCAGCAAGTTCGGTATTAAAAGTGGATGATGAATGGTTAACTCAACTGCACACGCCATTACTTAATAAATACGTAAAACAAGCGCTTAAAAACAACCAACAACTATTACAAACCAGCTATGATGTCGCTATTACTAAGCAGCAACTAATAGCAACCGGAGCAGCTCTATGGCCTAGTTTAGATTTATCTTCGCGTACTAGCCGCAGTAAAGGTAACCGGCCTGTTAGCTATAATAATGCCAGCTCTGTCAGCTTAAACTTAAATTACGAAGTTGACTTATGGGGTAAGCTGTCAGATTCAAAACGAGAAGCTAACCTTTCATATTTAGCTCAAAAAGCGCGTTTTGAACAAGCTAAACAGCAACTGGTTTCAGATGTTGTACAAGGCTGGTTTGATGTTGTGTCTGCGCAGCAGCTACTTGATTTATATAAGCGCCGTGAAGAAAATGCTAAGCAAAACCTCGATATAATTGAATCGGGTTACCGCCAAGGTATAAACGAAGCGCTTGATGTTTATTTAGCCCGCAATGAGCTTAATAACGAACGCTCACGCATTGCCACTCAAACAGCGAGTTTATCAAGTGCAGCGCGAGTGCTTGAGCGCTTACTAGGTGAGTACCCAAAAGGAGCTATTGCAGCAAGCACTGACTTACCGGTTGTTGATACCGAAATTCCAGTTGGTATTCCTTCAGAGCTCATTACCCGAAAGCCCGCATTACTTGCCAGTTGGTACGAGTTATTAGCTAGTGATGCGTCATTGGCTTATGCGCATAAACAGCGCTTTCCGAGTTTAAATTTAACTGCAAGCTTAAGTGATAGTACAGATCGAGTGAGTGATTTGTTTTCTCCTTCAAGCCTCGCATGGTCTTTACTCGGAAGTATTTCGGCACCTATTTTTGAGGGAGGGCGTTTACAAGCCAATGAAGAAATAGCGCGTCTGAATACTCAAAAGCAAGAGCAACAATATTTGCAAACTCTGTACGATGCATTTGCTGATGTAGAAAATGCAATATCGCAGCAGCAGTCTTTAAAAGCGCAGTACACCAGTACCCTTGAAGCACAAAAAAATGCACTTGCGGCCGAGCAGTTATCGTTTGAGCAATATCAAAGTGGCTTGGTCACTTACACCACGGTACTTGATGCACAAGGGCGCTCATTCGATGCGCAAAGTTCATTAATACAAATTAAAAAGCAATTAATCGCAAATAGAATTAACCTACATGTTGCCCTTGGTGGTGATTTTGATAAACCGTCAAGCGACTTAAAGAGCAATAACGATGAACACTAA
- a CDS encoding efflux RND transporter periplasmic adaptor subunit: MNTKTAKIIIPAAVVVTALLIVFFIKSNPPEARRFSSAPKAAISVSVLELVPQSYQVMIDSYGTVKPRTQSLLVAQASGQIIEVSDEFREGGFFEKGDVLLKLDDRDHQAEVKSAQANLLTAEQSLLEEKARGQQALTDWKRLGGSSQASSLVLREPQLAAAQAQVLSAQAALEKAELDLERTKVTAPYAGRILSRSVDLGQVVSNNTQLATIYAIDSVEIRLPIKNKDLSFVNLPEQYRDGAKNQAGSLVKFSSDLVGEQTWQGQLARTEGAIDENAQQLYVVAKIDDPYKSTASNQYPIKIGQYIKAQIAGKTVQNALIIPNSTIYQGTYVYVVEGDVLKRKDVTFAWQNANQAMIKTGLKANDKLVVTPLGQVSSGTKVSILGEEPKEKVPKNKRPTREQLEQKAKELGISVEELIKKRRAAKQGDKA, from the coding sequence ATGAACACTAAAACAGCTAAAATTATTATTCCAGCCGCGGTTGTTGTTACCGCTCTTTTAATTGTATTTTTTATTAAGAGTAATCCGCCAGAGGCGAGACGCTTTAGTTCAGCACCAAAAGCAGCAATTAGTGTGTCTGTACTTGAGCTTGTGCCTCAAAGTTATCAAGTAATGATAGACAGCTACGGTACGGTAAAACCTCGAACACAAAGCTTACTTGTTGCTCAAGCATCTGGGCAAATAATTGAAGTGAGCGATGAGTTTAGAGAAGGTGGTTTTTTTGAAAAAGGCGACGTGTTATTAAAGCTAGATGATAGAGATCATCAGGCAGAGGTTAAATCTGCTCAAGCTAATTTACTTACAGCAGAGCAAAGCTTATTAGAAGAAAAGGCCCGCGGGCAACAAGCACTGACTGATTGGAAGCGCCTTGGTGGTTCAAGCCAAGCCAGCAGCTTGGTATTACGTGAGCCGCAATTAGCAGCTGCGCAAGCACAAGTGCTATCGGCTCAAGCTGCCCTTGAAAAAGCAGAGCTTGATTTAGAGCGTACAAAGGTTACCGCACCTTATGCTGGGCGCATACTGAGTCGTAGTGTCGATTTAGGTCAAGTAGTAAGTAACAATACCCAACTTGCTACTATTTACGCTATTGATAGTGTTGAAATTCGCTTACCAATAAAAAATAAAGACCTTTCGTTTGTTAACCTGCCAGAGCAATACCGTGATGGTGCTAAAAACCAAGCGGGTTCGTTAGTTAAATTTAGTTCTGATTTAGTGGGGGAGCAAACATGGCAAGGCCAACTGGCACGAACTGAAGGCGCTATTGACGAAAACGCGCAGCAACTTTACGTGGTAGCAAAAATAGACGACCCATATAAATCAACCGCCAGTAATCAGTATCCAATTAAAATAGGGCAATACATTAAGGCGCAAATAGCGGGTAAAACAGTGCAAAATGCGTTGATCATTCCTAACAGCACAATTTATCAAGGTACTTATGTTTATGTGGTTGAAGGTGATGTATTAAAGCGTAAAGACGTAACTTTTGCATGGCAAAACGCCAATCAAGCAATGATCAAAACCGGTTTAAAAGCGAACGATAAATTAGTTGTCACGCCGCTAGGGCAAGTAAGCTCAGGCACTAAAGTGAGTATTTTAGGTGAAGAGCCAAAAGAAAAAGTACCTAAAAATAAGCGCCCGACTCGTGAGCAACTTGAGCAAAAAGCAAAAGAGCTTGGTATCAGTGTTGAAGAGTTAATAAAAAAACGTCGCGCAGCCAAGCAAGGAGATAAAGCATGA